One part of the Eucalyptus grandis isolate ANBG69807.140 chromosome 10, ASM1654582v1, whole genome shotgun sequence genome encodes these proteins:
- the LOC104422008 gene encoding transcription factor MYB106: MGRSPCCDKVGLKKGPWTPEEDQKLLAYIEENGHGSWRALPSKAGLQRCGKSCRLRWTNYLRPDIKRGKFSLQEEQTIIQLHALLGNRWSAIATHLPKRTDNEIKNYWNTHLKKRLAKMGIDPVTHKPKNDALVSSDGQSKSAAKLSHLAQWESARLEAEARLARESKLRSQSFQHHHSSSNSSQVYSAASALASTSAAPPGLVKKATAPLPPSSPQSLDTLKAWTGSSWPSTKSGEGSGGAGGSANGIAGDLESPTSTLTFSEPMNVLCENPKQMIEFVGSSGSSDSGMIKEEGEQEWKGLESSITLPEFKEGMGNNAVSFTSTFPEMTMSLEGPWTPESLRASSVHGNVENNDMEEGFTSLLLNSSGDQSLSDGGGESDKRSDYYEDNKNYWNSILNLVNSSPSESPMF; this comes from the exons ATGGGTAGATCCCCGTGCTGTGACAAGGTGGGATTGAAGAAAGGGCCGTGGACACCTGAAGAAGACCAGAAGCTCCTCGCTTACATCGAAGAGAACGGCCATGGAAGCTGGCGTGCTTTGCCTTCCAAAGCTG GTCTTCAGAGATGCGGGAAAAGCTGTAGGCTAAGATGGACTAATTATCTTAGACCTGACATCAAGAGAGGGAAGTTCAGCTTACAAGAGGAACAGACCATAATTCAACTCCATGCCCTTCTTGGCAATag GTGGTCGGCCATAGCAACTCATTTACCGAAGCGAACAGACAACGAGATCAAGAACTACTGGAATACGCATCTGAAGAAGAGATTGGCGAAAATGGGAATTGACCCAGTGACCCATAAGCCTAAAAATGACGCCCTAGTCTCTAGTGACGGTCAATCCAAGAGCGCGGCTAAGCTCAGTCACCTGGCTCAGTGGGAAAGCGCTCGGCTCGAAGCTGAAGCCAGATTGGCTAGAGAATCGAAATTACGTTCGCAGTCATTCCAGCATCAccacagcagcagcaacagcagccaGGTTTATTCCGCGGCTTCCGCTTTGGCTTCCACTTCAGCTGCACCGCCCGGCCTCGTCAAAAAAGCCACCGCCCCACTGCCACCATCATCACCGCAGTCTCTTGACACTCTCAAAGCTTGGACCGGTAGCTCATGGCCGTCAACCAAGTCCGGCGAAGGTAGTGGCGGTGCTGGAGGTTCAGCCAACGGGATCGCTGGCGATCTTGAGTCTCCTACTTCGACACTCACTTTCTCCGAGCCTATGAACGTGCTTTGTGAGAATCCCAAGCAAATGATCGAGTTTGTCGGTTCGTCGGGGTCATCCGACTCCGGGATGATCAAAGAAGAAGGTGAACAAGAGTGGAAAGGCCTTGAAAGCTCAATTACGTTGCCAGAGTTCAAAGAGGGTATGGGGAACAACGCGGTCTCATTTACATCCACGTTCCCTGAAATGACAATGTCCCTAGAAGGTCCCTGGACTCCGGAGTCACTGAGGGCGAGTAGCGTGCATGGTAACGTGGAAAATAACGACATGGAAGAAGGGTTCACTAGTCTTTTGCTTAATAGCTCCGGCGACCAGAGTTTATCAGATGGCGGTGGTGAATCTGACAAACGTAGTGATTACTATGAGGATAACAAGAATTACTGGAATAGCATCCTTAATTTGGTGAACTCTTCGCCATCTGAGTCCCCAATGTTCTAG